A window of the Parabacteroides merdae ATCC 43184 genome harbors these coding sequences:
- a CDS encoding glycoside hydrolase family 97 protein, with product MNARFVTLVLLLFVWLEGDSVWAQYLPKLYQVFSPDKKLKMAIQRHNDGLLTYTFAANREILIKESPLGFKLESQETVPSSGWKIEKVSDRKVRDEWKPLWGKRAVVEDHFNELVIDLVNPAGQPERMQLVVRGYNDGFAFCYKIPDGKGPCVNVQSELTAYNFAGDYTAWFYNGENHNIGPEKLTETDGTRLPVMTVKAGDKHYMAIHEACLETGAPLVLQSKGGESLFSVASKPTSLSPGYTSAWRVVLYGTTPGVLTDSHLLELLNPDPDSRYDFSWVKPGLAVWDWRINGAVWDGFTYGMSYPSWVRMVDFAAEQGFKYLVLDANWYGPEFESDSDPVKGEKAQDVQRLLKYGKEKGVGIWLYLNDVGGRKYPIEKTLKQYGDWGAAGVKYGFMSGTQEEKNRWTKKITELCAQNHLLVDFHDGPVHPYGQMRTWPNAVTREYCHAQLDGHHVFEPKTFVTTVFVNMVAGPIDMNNGMFDLRQGHTTRVDESQPVPSTLVSEAARTLIAFSGVTILPDIPEYYRKYPALLNFLSAQKMPWKESRTLAGEIGEYIVMMRETEDAYLVGAATNESGRTIDLPLSFLEKGKYTVEVIEDGDDAHYLTNRESLKVTTWQLTNNDKLALKLAPGGGACLVIKKTPSMRVGEQAAFPLVSPSWKIGRE from the coding sequence ATGAATGCAAGATTTGTGACATTAGTTTTGCTGCTATTCGTTTGGCTGGAGGGGGACAGCGTTTGGGCCCAATATCTTCCCAAACTTTATCAGGTTTTCTCTCCCGACAAAAAGTTGAAGATGGCTATTCAGCGACATAACGACGGTTTGCTGACCTACACTTTTGCAGCTAATAGAGAAATATTGATCAAAGAATCTCCGCTGGGTTTCAAATTGGAATCACAGGAGACGGTTCCTTCTTCCGGTTGGAAAATAGAGAAAGTATCCGACCGGAAAGTACGGGATGAATGGAAACCGCTTTGGGGTAAACGGGCTGTGGTTGAAGATCATTTTAATGAATTGGTGATCGATTTGGTGAATCCGGCCGGACAACCGGAGCGGATGCAGTTGGTTGTCCGTGGATATAATGACGGCTTTGCATTCTGTTATAAAATACCGGATGGAAAAGGACCGTGTGTAAATGTGCAGTCCGAATTGACGGCCTATAACTTTGCAGGAGATTATACGGCATGGTTCTATAATGGCGAAAATCATAATATAGGACCCGAAAAGTTGACGGAAACAGATGGAACCCGTTTGCCGGTGATGACCGTGAAGGCGGGTGATAAACATTATATGGCAATCCATGAAGCCTGCCTGGAAACAGGAGCACCTCTTGTTTTACAATCTAAGGGGGGGGAATCGCTCTTTTCGGTCGCTTCCAAGCCGACCAGTCTGTCGCCGGGATATACATCAGCCTGGCGTGTCGTTTTGTATGGGACGACACCTGGCGTGTTGACCGATTCCCATTTGTTGGAGTTGCTGAATCCGGATCCCGACTCTCGTTATGATTTTTCGTGGGTGAAACCGGGGTTGGCTGTCTGGGACTGGCGTATCAACGGAGCTGTGTGGGATGGATTTACATACGGGATGTCTTATCCTTCCTGGGTACGAATGGTCGATTTCGCTGCCGAGCAGGGTTTCAAATACCTGGTGTTGGATGCCAATTGGTATGGACCGGAATTCGAATCGGATTCCGATCCGGTTAAAGGAGAAAAAGCGCAGGATGTGCAACGGCTGTTGAAATATGGAAAAGAGAAAGGTGTCGGAATCTGGCTTTATCTGAATGATGTCGGAGGTCGGAAATATCCGATAGAAAAGACCTTGAAACAGTATGGGGATTGGGGAGCAGCCGGGGTTAAATACGGTTTTATGAGCGGAACACAAGAAGAAAAGAACCGGTGGACGAAAAAGATCACGGAGCTTTGTGCTCAAAATCACTTGTTGGTCGATTTCCATGACGGTCCGGTTCATCCATACGGACAAATGCGTACTTGGCCGAACGCTGTGACACGCGAATATTGCCATGCCCAGTTGGACGGACATCATGTGTTCGAGCCTAAAACATTTGTGACGACCGTTTTCGTCAATATGGTTGCCGGTCCGATCGATATGAACAACGGAATGTTTGACCTTCGCCAAGGGCATACGACACGTGTGGACGAGAGTCAGCCGGTTCCTTCCACACTGGTTTCGGAAGCTGCCCGTACGTTGATTGCTTTTTCTGGCGTGACTATTTTGCCGGATATTCCAGAATACTACCGGAAGTACCCGGCTTTGTTGAACTTCCTGTCTGCCCAAAAGATGCCGTGGAAAGAGAGCCGTACCCTGGCCGGTGAAATCGGGGAGTATATCGTGATGATGCGTGAAACGGAGGATGCCTACTTAGTCGGTGCGGCCACGAATGAGTCCGGAAGGACGATAGATCTGCCTCTTTCTTTCTTGGAAAAAGGAAAATATACTGTTGAAGTCATCGAAGACGGCGACGATGCCCACTATCTGACAAACCGGGAAAGCTTGAAAGTTACGACTTGGCAACTGACAAACAATGATAAACTGGCATTGAAGTTGGCACCGGGCGGTGGTGCGTGTCTTGTTATTAAGAAAACTCCGTCCATGCGTGTTGGTGAGCAAGCGGCTTTTCCGCTTGTCAGCCCTTCCTGGAAAATTGGTCGAGAATAA
- a CDS encoding glycoside hydrolase family 97 catalytic domain-containing protein, whose translation MLVSKRLFRLSALPGKLVENNYFILNLNEPNQIANTSWIKPGQVIREVTLTTAGSMACIDFAAENNIAYVLFDAGWYGAEEDVKSDATTVTVDPARSKGPLDLPKVIEYANSKGVGILVYVNKKALHQQLDEILPLYKKWGIKGVKYGFVNVGDQYATAWLHQAVRKAAKYELIVDIHDEYRPTGYSRTYPNLLTQEGIRGDEESPSLDQAIYTLYNRMICGAGDYTNCYFAERVTEKMGGRAAQLAKLVAIYSPWQFVYWYDRPEKSPRRAGGAGSAESVIKTDAATRFYNSIPTVWGETRFLDGEMGKYVVVARRSGSDWYVSMLNAGDKKQISLPLDFLKNRKGYTATLYYQASEEKKDVVDTKKIRLENRNEVIIDLVGNSGCVLHFSILNFQ comes from the coding sequence GTGTTGGTGAGCAAGCGGCTTTTCCGCTTGTCAGCCCTTCCTGGAAAATTGGTCGAGAATAATTACTTCATACTTAATCTGAACGAACCTAATCAGATTGCGAACACTAGCTGGATCAAGCCCGGACAGGTAATTCGTGAAGTTACATTGACAACGGCTGGCAGTATGGCTTGTATTGATTTTGCCGCAGAAAACAATATAGCCTATGTGCTGTTTGATGCCGGTTGGTATGGGGCGGAAGAAGATGTGAAATCGGATGCGACCACCGTTACGGTTGATCCGGCCCGTTCGAAAGGACCGCTTGATTTGCCTAAAGTAATAGAATATGCCAATTCAAAAGGAGTTGGAATACTGGTTTATGTGAATAAAAAGGCACTGCATCAGCAACTGGATGAAATTCTGCCTTTATATAAGAAATGGGGGATCAAAGGTGTAAAATATGGTTTTGTGAATGTGGGCGACCAATACGCTACGGCATGGTTGCATCAGGCAGTACGCAAAGCAGCCAAATATGAATTGATAGTTGATATCCACGACGAATATCGTCCGACGGGTTATTCACGCACGTATCCGAATTTATTGACTCAGGAAGGTATCCGCGGTGACGAAGAAAGCCCGTCGCTAGACCAAGCCATCTATACATTATATAATCGCATGATTTGTGGAGCTGGTGATTATACCAATTGTTATTTTGCGGAAAGAGTCACGGAAAAGATGGGAGGACGTGCTGCCCAGTTGGCTAAATTGGTCGCTATTTATAGTCCTTGGCAGTTTGTCTATTGGTATGACCGCCCCGAAAAATCACCGAGGCGAGCCGGTGGCGCAGGCTCTGCCGAATCTGTGATCAAAACAGATGCCGCAACTCGTTTTTATAATTCTATTCCGACCGTATGGGGCGAAACCCGCTTCTTGGATGGAGAAATGGGCAAATATGTTGTGGTCGCCCGCCGTTCGGGGTCCGATTGGTATGTAAGCATGTTGAATGCCGGAGACAAGAAACAAATCTCCTTACCCCTTGATTTTCTGAAAAACAGAAAGGGCTATACCGCCACACTCTATTATCAGGCTTCCGAGGAGAAAAAGGATGTCGTCGATACCAAGAAAATCAGGTTGGAGAACCGCAATGAGGTTATCATTGATTTGGTCGGTAATAGCGGCTGTGTGCTGCATTTTTCGATTCTTAATTTCCAATAG
- a CDS encoding helix-turn-helix transcriptional regulator yields the protein MRVIYYLQEHVETNLTLKDLAEYFKYSESHFSTLFQKETGTSPINYFTRLKIQKACQYIELTDMKLNEIAMRLGFEEQAYFSRVFTKVMGISPSSYRKKEADNR from the coding sequence ATGCGAGTTATCTATTACTTACAAGAACACGTGGAAACCAATCTGACCTTAAAAGATTTAGCGGAATATTTCAAATATTCGGAATCTCACTTTTCCACCTTATTCCAGAAAGAAACGGGTACTTCCCCCATCAATTACTTTACACGCCTAAAAATACAGAAAGCCTGTCAGTATATCGAACTTACGGATATGAAACTGAACGAAATTGCGATGCGGCTCGGATTCGAGGAGCAGGCCTATTTTTCCCGTGTCTTCACCAAAGTCATGGGAATATCTCCTTCCTCTTATCGGAAAAAAGAAGCCGATAACAGATAA
- a CDS encoding discoidin domain-containing protein: MENSPVSYKPTGFIGGAGHGCIFTAGSENYWKAATNSISVRHMFERRVSFYPSGFDKDGYLFTNTYLGDYPMFLPGGKEQIAGEYQPGWMLLSYGKKVSVSSSLEGYPAENIVDEDARTAWVAQSNRDMEWAQVDLQRLSSIHAIQVNFDEYGANQKGAVSGVYQSYLIYASVNGEDWSLVVDYGTKKTDTPHDYIEFEEPFKARYIKLQNKEYMVSENFSVRDLRIFGKGQGSTPRAVNDFTVERDEADPCKARLCWEAVPDAQGYIVRYGIAGDKLYNNFQVMGENTLEIGSLNKGVAYYFTIDAYNENGITRTSRIKVCR, encoded by the coding sequence ATGGAGAACAGTCCGGTTTCTTATAAACCGACCGGTTTTATCGGAGGGGCGGGACATGGTTGTATCTTTACGGCCGGTAGTGAGAACTATTGGAAAGCCGCGACCAATTCAATTTCCGTCCGGCATATGTTTGAACGCAGGGTCTCTTTCTATCCGTCCGGCTTTGATAAAGACGGCTATTTGTTTACGAACACCTATTTAGGAGATTACCCGATGTTCCTGCCCGGAGGAAAGGAACAGATCGCCGGTGAATATCAACCCGGGTGGATGTTGCTTTCGTATGGAAAAAAAGTGAGCGTATCTTCTTCGCTGGAAGGTTATCCGGCAGAAAATATAGTGGATGAGGACGCCCGTACGGCTTGGGTCGCCCAATCGAACCGTGACATGGAGTGGGCACAAGTAGATTTGCAACGGCTTTCGTCTATCCATGCTATTCAGGTGAATTTCGATGAATACGGGGCTAATCAAAAAGGTGCTGTCTCCGGAGTTTACCAGAGCTATCTGATTTACGCTTCGGTAAATGGCGAAGATTGGTCTTTGGTGGTGGACTATGGTACAAAGAAAACAGACACTCCTCATGATTATATCGAGTTTGAAGAACCGTTCAAAGCCCGGTATATCAAGTTGCAAAACAAGGAGTATATGGTGTCGGAAAATTTTTCCGTACGCGATTTGAGAATTTTTGGAAAAGGTCAGGGGAGTACTCCGCGTGCCGTAAATGATTTCACGGTGGAAAGGGATGAGGCCGATCCGTGCAAGGCGCGTCTTTGTTGGGAGGCTGTTCCGGATGCTCAGGGGTATATTGTTCGCTACGGAATAGCCGGAGACAAATTGTATAATAATTTCCAGGTGATGGGAGAAAATACATTGGAAATCGGAAGTCTGAATAAAGGGGTTGCTTATTATTTTACGATAGATGCCTATAATGAGAACGGTATTACCCGGACTTCCCGGATAAAAGTTTGCCGTTAA
- a CDS encoding 6-bladed beta-propeller — protein MKTKAFLPAIVFLLASLASCNSSVPKSLVTDDGSVRIIENPDGPLYICDLKAAGDTIDIPLSELVEDCRIVRFETSDEALFKAWWIEVSDNYICVRQQSNVVKLYDKDGKFLCNIGAMGNGPGEYPVTIYDGSIDERGGHIFLSLFYGKKIMMYGLDGKWIKDINLPRQINKPKIEVNADGTLSVVHMPFEEGTPIAFRMDTNGNILSQIPALDYMLAGNFDNEIFSYRNTGTFDFFYTGIDTTFTYDTEANKLIPRFTMNFTGFAQKPIHIYTELPNHILIHYYTWDKGRFTPGGDILVDKMKMSSSQYHLVNDFYGNLPIPNPNNHFNKGRFIFNVEPAALQDMIEAHLASGKCPPEAKAQLKELAATLHENDNNLMFVGKLKR, from the coding sequence ATGAAAACAAAAGCATTCCTTCCCGCTATCGTTTTCCTTCTGGCAAGCCTTGCAAGTTGTAATTCCTCCGTTCCGAAATCGTTGGTAACTGACGACGGCAGTGTCAGGATAATCGAAAACCCGGACGGCCCGCTTTACATCTGCGACCTGAAAGCGGCAGGCGATACGATTGATATCCCACTTAGCGAACTGGTCGAAGATTGCCGGATCGTGCGTTTTGAAACCTCCGACGAGGCCCTGTTCAAGGCCTGGTGGATCGAGGTGAGCGATAACTACATTTGCGTACGACAGCAATCCAACGTGGTCAAGCTATACGACAAGGACGGAAAATTCCTCTGCAACATAGGTGCAATGGGAAACGGACCGGGCGAGTATCCGGTGACTATCTACGACGGGAGTATCGACGAACGAGGCGGCCATATATTCCTCTCTCTCTTTTATGGGAAGAAAATCATGATGTACGGCCTTGACGGGAAATGGATAAAAGATATCAATCTTCCCAGACAAATCAACAAACCGAAAATCGAGGTCAATGCCGACGGTACGCTCTCGGTCGTACACATGCCTTTTGAAGAAGGGACGCCGATCGCTTTCCGGATGGACACGAACGGGAACATCCTATCACAAATACCGGCACTCGACTATATGTTGGCAGGAAATTTCGACAATGAGATATTTTCCTACCGGAATACCGGGACATTCGACTTCTTTTATACCGGCATCGACACGACTTTCACATACGATACGGAAGCAAACAAGCTGATCCCCCGTTTCACGATGAACTTCACCGGTTTTGCTCAAAAACCTATCCATATCTACACGGAACTGCCTAATCATATCCTCATCCACTACTACACTTGGGATAAAGGCCGGTTCACACCCGGAGGAGACATACTGGTAGATAAGATGAAAATGTCATCTTCCCAATATCACCTGGTCAACGACTTCTACGGGAATCTCCCGATTCCCAATCCGAACAACCACTTCAACAAGGGCAGATTCATTTTCAATGTCGAACCGGCTGCACTTCAGGATATGATCGAAGCCCATCTCGCCTCCGGCAAATGTCCTCCCGAAGCGAAAGCCCAACTGAAAGAATTGGCTGCTACGCTCCATGAGAACGACAATAACCTGATGTTTGTGGGAAAGCTGAAGAGGTAA
- a CDS encoding glutamine synthetase III family protein — protein sequence MSISRFNAVEKASNRKAVEAITPNQKVSEYYGENVFNRKAMQKYLSKETYKALTHAIDNGTPIDREIANHVAAGMRMWALEKGVTHYTHWFQPLTDGTAEKHDAFVEHDGGGGMIEEFSGKLLAQQEPDASSFPNGGLRNTFEARGYSAWDPSSPAFIVDDTLCIPTVFIAYTGEALDYKTPLIRSIEALNKAAKDVCHYFNEDVNKVITYLGWEQEYFLVDEDLYSARPDLSLTERTLLGHESAKNQQLDDHYFGAIPSRVQEFMKDLETECYKLGIPVKTRHNEVAPNQFELAPIYEECNLANDHNQLLMSVMKRVSRRHNFRVLLHEKPFMGVNGSGKHCNWSMGTDTGINLFSPGKDREDNLRFITFVVNSLMAVYKYNALLKASIASATNAHRLGANEAPPAIISSFLGTQITEILDKFENCSIEDAIEVDDKKRLHLGFGQIPELLLDNTDRNRTSPFAFTGNRFEFRALGSSANCGSAMLALNSAVAYQLRQFKQDVEALRAEGKSKEAAIFEVLKAYIKESKPIRFDGNGYGDEWKEEAARRGLDCENSVPLQYDAYLKPEVIRMFKETGVLSEKELEARNEVKWEIYIKKVQIEARVLGDLSLNHIIPVAVRYQSLLLDNIAKLKETFGGYPEYDDMSEEPRRLVRKIAGHICSVTRMVDEMVEARKKANRITDLRTKAIAYHDTVAPYLDEIRSHIDDLELMVDNQMWPLPKYRELLFIR from the coding sequence ATGTCAATCTCACGCTTCAATGCAGTGGAGAAAGCATCCAACCGAAAGGCAGTGGAAGCCATTACTCCCAATCAGAAAGTATCCGAATATTATGGTGAGAACGTCTTCAACCGGAAGGCAATGCAAAAGTATCTCTCCAAGGAAACCTACAAAGCCCTGACCCATGCCATCGACAACGGAACCCCTATCGACCGCGAAATAGCCAATCATGTGGCTGCCGGCATGCGCATGTGGGCACTGGAAAAAGGAGTCACACATTACACACACTGGTTCCAGCCTCTTACCGACGGGACAGCCGAAAAGCACGACGCATTCGTCGAACATGACGGCGGCGGCGGCATGATCGAAGAATTCAGCGGCAAGCTGCTCGCACAACAGGAGCCGGACGCATCCAGCTTCCCCAACGGCGGATTGCGCAACACGTTCGAAGCCCGCGGCTATTCGGCCTGGGACCCCTCCTCACCTGCGTTTATCGTAGACGACACCTTGTGTATCCCGACCGTATTCATCGCCTATACCGGTGAAGCGCTGGACTACAAGACCCCGCTGATCCGCTCCATCGAAGCCTTGAACAAGGCAGCCAAAGATGTTTGCCATTATTTCAACGAAGACGTCAATAAAGTCATCACCTATTTAGGCTGGGAACAGGAGTATTTCCTGGTAGACGAAGACCTCTATTCCGCCCGTCCCGACCTGTCGCTGACGGAACGTACCCTGTTGGGACACGAAAGCGCAAAGAACCAGCAATTGGACGACCACTATTTCGGAGCCATTCCCTCCCGTGTACAGGAGTTTATGAAAGACCTGGAAACTGAATGCTACAAGTTGGGCATCCCGGTCAAGACACGCCATAACGAGGTTGCCCCGAACCAGTTCGAGCTAGCGCCTATTTACGAGGAATGCAACCTCGCCAACGACCATAACCAGTTGTTGATGTCGGTGATGAAACGTGTTTCCCGCCGCCACAACTTCCGCGTGCTGCTCCACGAAAAGCCTTTTATGGGTGTGAACGGTTCGGGTAAGCACTGCAACTGGTCGATGGGAACCGATACGGGCATCAACCTCTTCTCTCCGGGAAAGGACCGGGAAGACAACCTGCGTTTCATCACATTCGTGGTCAACTCGCTGATGGCCGTTTATAAATACAACGCCTTGCTGAAAGCCAGTATCGCTTCGGCTACCAACGCGCACCGCCTGGGCGCCAACGAAGCGCCTCCCGCCATCATCTCATCCTTCTTAGGAACACAGATCACCGAAATTCTGGATAAGTTCGAGAACTGTTCCATCGAAGACGCTATCGAGGTGGACGACAAGAAACGCCTGCATCTCGGCTTCGGACAGATCCCCGAACTGCTGTTAGACAATACGGACCGTAACCGCACCTCTCCTTTTGCTTTCACCGGAAACCGTTTCGAATTCCGTGCATTGGGATCGTCGGCCAACTGCGGTTCGGCGATGTTGGCACTGAACTCTGCCGTAGCCTACCAGCTCCGCCAGTTCAAACAGGATGTCGAAGCCTTGCGTGCCGAAGGCAAGAGCAAGGAGGCCGCCATCTTCGAAGTGCTGAAAGCCTATATCAAGGAATCCAAACCGATCCGTTTCGACGGGAACGGCTACGGCGACGAATGGAAGGAAGAAGCTGCCCGCCGCGGCCTGGATTGCGAAAACAGCGTTCCATTACAATACGATGCTTACCTGAAACCGGAAGTTATCCGGATGTTCAAAGAAACGGGTGTACTGAGCGAAAAGGAATTGGAAGCCCGCAACGAAGTGAAATGGGAAATCTATATCAAAAAGGTACAGATCGAAGCTCGTGTCCTTGGCGACCTATCGCTCAACCATATCATCCCGGTTGCCGTCCGCTACCAGTCATTGCTATTGGACAACATCGCCAAACTGAAAGAGACTTTCGGCGGATATCCGGAATATGACGATATGTCGGAAGAGCCCCGACGCCTGGTTCGCAAGATTGCCGGACATATCTGTTCCGTCACTCGCATGGTGGACGAAATGGTGGAAGCCCGCAAAAAAGCAAACCGTATCACGGATTTGCGTACCAAAGCGATCGCTTACCATGATACCGTCGCTCCCTATCTGGACGAAATCCGTAGCCACATCGACGACCTGGAGCTGATGGTCGATAACCAGATGTGGCCGCTGCCGAAATATAGGGAACTGTTGTTCATCCGTTAA
- a CDS encoding sodium-translocating pyrophosphatase: MITPIFWIIPVASILALVFAWFFFRQMMKESEGTELMAKIARHVRKGAMSYLKQQYKVVASVFLALVVLFSIMAYGFGVQNEWVPIAFLTGGFFSGLAGFLGMKTATYASARTANAARSSLNSGLQVAFRSGAVMGLVVVGLGLLDISFWYILLNICIPAETMDATHKLTIITTTMLTFGMGASTQALFARVGGGIYTKAADVGADLVGKVEAGIPEDDPRNPATIADNVGDNVGDVAGMGADLYESYCGSILATSALGAAAFVASGDVEMQYKAVVAPMLIAAVGIVLSIIGIFAVRTKENATIRELLKALAIGTNLSSVLIALSTFGILYLLELDNWFWISCSVIIGLLVGIVIGQSTEYYTSQSYKPTQRVSEAGLTGPATVIISGLGLGMLSTAIPVLAVVAGIICSFLFASGFDFNNVGMGLYGIGIAAVGMLSTLGITLATDAYGPIADNAGGNAEMSGLGKEVRKRTDALDSLGNTTAATGKGFAIGSAALTGLALLASYVEEIKIGLLRLGETVLTFSDGKAIEVSKASFSDFMIYYDVTLMNPKVLAGMFLGSMMAFMFCGLTMNAVGRAAGHMVEEVRRQFREIPGILTGKAEPDYARCVAISTKGAQHEMVTPSLLAIIAPILTGLIFGVTGVVGLLIGGLSTGFVLAIFMANSGGAWDNAKKHIEEGNHGGKGSEAHKATVVGDTVGDPFKDTSGPSLNILIKLMSMVAIVMAGLTVAWSLF; the protein is encoded by the coding sequence ATGATTACACCTATTTTTTGGATCATACCGGTAGCCTCCATCCTGGCACTGGTATTTGCTTGGTTCTTCTTCAGGCAGATGATGAAAGAGAGTGAAGGGACGGAGTTAATGGCAAAAATAGCCCGGCACGTACGCAAAGGGGCTATGTCATACCTGAAACAACAATACAAGGTTGTCGCTTCGGTGTTTCTCGCCCTGGTGGTTTTGTTCTCCATCATGGCGTATGGATTCGGAGTACAAAACGAATGGGTTCCGATCGCTTTCCTGACCGGCGGTTTCTTCTCTGGCCTTGCCGGTTTCTTAGGAATGAAGACGGCTACTTACGCATCCGCCCGTACCGCCAATGCCGCCCGGTCGTCTTTGAATAGCGGCTTGCAGGTTGCTTTCAGGAGCGGTGCCGTAATGGGGCTGGTTGTCGTCGGCCTCGGCTTGCTGGACATTTCGTTCTGGTACATATTATTGAATATCTGCATTCCGGCAGAAACGATGGATGCCACACATAAACTGACCATCATCACCACCACCATGCTGACCTTCGGTATGGGAGCTTCCACACAGGCACTCTTCGCCCGTGTCGGCGGTGGTATCTACACAAAAGCAGCCGATGTCGGAGCCGACCTGGTCGGCAAAGTCGAAGCCGGCATCCCCGAAGACGACCCGCGCAACCCGGCAACCATTGCCGACAATGTGGGAGACAACGTCGGAGATGTGGCCGGCATGGGGGCGGATTTGTACGAATCATATTGCGGTTCCATTCTGGCAACCTCCGCATTGGGTGCTGCCGCATTCGTGGCGTCCGGCGACGTAGAGATGCAATACAAGGCGGTCGTGGCGCCGATGCTGATCGCCGCGGTCGGGATCGTATTGTCGATCATCGGCATCTTCGCCGTCCGCACGAAGGAAAATGCGACTATACGTGAGCTGCTGAAAGCGCTTGCCATAGGGACAAACCTAAGTTCCGTGTTGATCGCCCTCTCCACTTTCGGCATTCTTTATTTGTTAGAGTTGGACAATTGGTTCTGGATCAGTTGTTCGGTCATAATCGGATTGTTGGTAGGGATCGTGATCGGCCAATCGACGGAATACTATACTTCCCAGTCTTATAAGCCCACCCAGCGGGTTTCAGAGGCCGGACTGACCGGACCGGCAACGGTGATTATCTCCGGCTTGGGGCTTGGCATGCTATCGACCGCCATTCCGGTACTGGCCGTAGTAGCCGGGATCATCTGTTCGTTCCTTTTTGCTTCCGGCTTCGATTTCAACAATGTAGGGATGGGGTTGTACGGCATCGGCATCGCCGCCGTCGGGATGCTCTCGACATTAGGGATCACTTTGGCTACGGACGCTTACGGGCCGATTGCCGACAATGCCGGCGGCAATGCGGAAATGTCCGGCTTGGGCAAAGAAGTACGCAAACGTACGGATGCGCTCGACTCCTTAGGCAACACGACCGCCGCAACAGGCAAAGGGTTTGCGATCGGCTCGGCAGCCTTGACTGGCTTGGCTTTGCTGGCTTCTTACGTGGAAGAGATTAAAATAGGCTTGCTCCGGTTGGGCGAAACAGTCCTGACATTTTCCGACGGCAAAGCCATCGAGGTATCAAAAGCCTCTTTCTCCGACTTTATGATCTATTATGATGTCACACTTATGAACCCGAAGGTGTTGGCGGGGATGTTCCTCGGCTCCATGATGGCTTTCATGTTCTGCGGGTTGACAATGAATGCAGTCGGACGGGCAGCCGGACACATGGTGGAGGAAGTACGCCGCCAGTTCCGTGAAATCCCCGGAATACTAACAGGAAAAGCCGAACCCGATTACGCCCGTTGCGTGGCCATCTCGACAAAAGGGGCACAACATGAGATGGTGACCCCTTCCCTGTTAGCCATCATCGCACCGATCCTCACCGGTCTGATATTCGGAGTGACAGGAGTGGTCGGACTGCTGATCGGCGGCCTGAGCACCGGGTTCGTACTGGCGATCTTCATGGCCAATTCGGGAGGCGCCTGGGACAACGCCAAGAAACATATCGAAGAAGGAAACCACGGCGGCAAGGGCAGCGAAGCCCATAAGGCGACAGTCGTAGGCGATACGGTCGGCGACCCGTTCAAAGACACCTCCGGTCCCAGCCTCAACATCCTGATCAAGCTGATGAGCATGGTAGCGATCGTCATGGCAGGATTGACAGTAGCCTGGAGTTTGTTCTGA